The Carassius gibelio isolate Cgi1373 ecotype wild population from Czech Republic chromosome B14, carGib1.2-hapl.c, whole genome shotgun sequence genome has a segment encoding these proteins:
- the LOC127971135 gene encoding shootin-1-like, with product MDATPLSTGCVNEMETGGDEEGEAREESKECQRLTAERDEAERQLKHIKRVSQMVIEEVNVLQTQLEIEKSCRENAEALATKLNCENRKLKYLSLSSRPCLDELLPSISDCISLEEETDTQDPGSDPFSQYKQQVKDLQETVSSLLEEKKQLTCQLQDQQRQIEELAALTEKEQAEMKELHKTIEQQSKTIKRFNRVSMMATHEYENMKEQLDLEQSLRQKAETYAHEMMVKQKGANRQSMILLQQADPSIQLLKALEDVAGVTKTLEEERIQHQEKVKALEAELEECALRKQLVQLQRQLEILDEEKKETEGRLQEEEKRNTLLEQKVKELQEERRSCASESGPAPGTAPPPAPPPQPPPPPPPPPPPPPPPPPSRCNPLSSLIAIMRKSSKGGKGTPKLEQAPVNEAVDDVKVKAVNEMMERIKHGVVLRPVKSQDTKRFGTKQPSPVTAAAAAVEEKHQESAMEELKGILETVKKSPSRGFQEVVHAKKDSELEVILRRRRKQACDPDAEDDGQLSKVSSSNSLNGRHSSDSGKDTEGPGSSSLSGSERGSRTSSDSGREPAVARPSSDSGMESKGAAQTECVCRSLSEKESSEPVTNTCYSSEMKDGDPEKWAGPNGIGHTDASDDLQTTISSSAQSPNAANSSTDAEC from the exons TTTCCCAAATGGTGATCGAGGAGGTGAATGTGCTACAGACCCAGCTTGAGATTGAGAAATCTTGCCGGGAAAATGCAGAGGCTCTGGCTACCAAG TTGAACTGTGAGAACAGGAAGCTGAAATATTTGAGCCTGTCCTCACGACCGTGTCTGGACGAGCTGCTGCCCAGCATTTCTGACTGCATTTCCCTAGAAGAAGAGACTGACACGCAAGATCCTGGCTCTGATCCTTTTTCACAGTATAAGCAGCAGGTCAAAG ATCTCCAAGAAACCGTGAGTTCTTTACTGGAGGAGAAGAAGCAGTTGACCTGTCAGCTTCAAGATCAGCAGAGGCAGATAGAGGAGCTGGCAGCACTT ACTGAAAAGGAGCAAGCCGAGATGAAGGAGCTTCATAAAACCATTGAGCAGCAAAGCAAGACCATTAAGAGGTTCAACAGGG TGTCTATGATGGCCACTCATGAGTATGAAAACATGAAGGAGCAGCTGGATTTGGAGCAGAGCCTCAGGCAGAAAGCAGAGACCTATGCACACGAG ATGATGGTAAAGCAGAAAGGAGCAAACAGACAGAGCATGATTCTGCTGCAGCAAGCAGATCCCAGCATTCAACTGCTCAAAGCGTTAGAAGATGTGGCCGGTGTGACCAAAACATTAGAAGAAGAGAGAATACAGCACCAAGAGAAG GTAAAGGCTCTAGAGGCTGAACTGGAAGAATGTGCTTTGCGTAAGCAGCTAGTTCAGCTGCAAAGACAACTGGAGATATTAgacgaagaaaaaaaagagacggAGGGACGACTGCAGGAGGAAGAGAAGAGAAACACTCTTCTGGAACAGAAAG TTAAAGAGCtgcaggaggagaggaggagcTGTGCGTCAGAATCAGGCCCCGCCCCCGGGACAGCTCCGCCCCCGGCCCCTCCTCCTCAACcacctccccctcccccacctcctcCGCCTCCACCTCCCCCGCCTCCTCCCTCCCGCTGTAACCCCCTCAG CTCTCTCATTGCCATAATGAGGAAATCTTCCAAGGGAGGTAAAGGAACCCCCAAACTAGAGCAAGCCCCAG TGAATGAAGCAGTGGACGATGTCAAAGTCAAAGCTGTCAATGAAATGATGGAGAGAATCAAACACGGTGTGGTTCTCAGGCCTGTGAAGAGTCAGGACACTAAG AGATTTGGCACAAAG CAGCCGAGTCcagtgacagcagcagcagcagcagtggagGAAAAGCACCAGGAAAGTGCAATGGAAGAGCTGAAAGGCATTCTG GAGACGGTGAAGAAGAGTCCCAGTCGAGGTTTCCAGGAAGTAGTTCATGCTAAAAAGGACAGTGAACTGGAAGTAATTCTGAGGAGGAGACGCAAACAGGCCTGTGATCCGGACGCAGAAG ATGATGGACAGCTGAGTAAAGTCTCCTCATCAAACAGCCTGAACGGCCGACACAGTTCAGACTCGGGCAAAGACACAGAAGGGCCGGGCAGCAGCTCTCTGTCGGGCAGCGAGCGCGGATCGAGAACCAGCTCAGACTCGGGCCGAGAGCCAGCCGTGGCTCGACCCAGCTCAGATTCTGGCATGGAGTCCAAAGGAGCCGCTCAGACAGAGTGTGTCTGCAGATCTCTCTCTGAGAAAGAGTCCTCTGAACCAGTCACCAACACGTGCTATTCAAG TGAAATGAAGGATGGTGATCCAGAGAAGTGGGCGGGGCCCAATGGGATCGGTCACACAGATGCAAGTGACGACCTGCAAACCACCATCAGCTCCTCTGCACAAAGCCCTAATGCAGCAAACAGTAGCACAGACGCCGAGTGTTAA
- the thoc3 gene encoding LOW QUALITY PROTEIN: THO complex subunit 3 (The sequence of the model RefSeq protein was modified relative to this genomic sequence to represent the inferred CDS: inserted 1 base in 1 codon) produces the protein MRKQHKYTAKKQQXMASSYYQEMQEVFRNNNKSREFQAHNAKVHSVAWSCDGKRLASGSFDKTASVFVLEKDRLVKENNYRGHGDSVDQLCWHPTNPDLFVTASGDKTIRIWDVRTTKCMATVSTKGENINICWSPDGQTIAVGNKDDVVTFIDAKTHRSRAEEQFKFEVNEISWNNDNDMFFLTNGNGCINILSYPDLKLIQSINAHPSNCICIKFDPTGKYFATGSADALVSLWDVEELVCVRCFSRLDWPVRTLSFSHDGKMLASASEDHFIDIAEVETGEKLWEIQCESPTFTVAWHPKRPLLAYACDDKEGKYDSNREAGTVKLFGLPSDS, from the exons ATGAGGAAGCAGCATAAATACACGGCGAAGAAGCAGC ACATGGCGTCCTCATACTATCAGGAGATGCAGGAGGTCTTCAGAAACAACAATAAAAGCAGAGAGTTCCAGGCTCACAATGCTAAAGTGCATTCAGTGGCCTGGAGCTGCGACGGAAAACGACTCGCGTCCGGATCCTTCGATAAAACCGCCAGCGTGTTCGTCCTGGAGAAAGACCGACTG GTGAAGGAAAACAACTACCGAGGGCATGGAGACAGTGTGGATCAGCTGTGCTGGCATCCCACCAACCCTGATCTGTTCGTCACCGCGTCAGGAGACAAGACCATCCGCATCTGGGACGTACGGACCACCAAATGCATGGCCACGGTCAGCACCAAAG GGGAGAATATCAACATATGTTGGAGTCCTGATGGTCAGACCATTGCTGTCGGCAACAAGGATGACGTCGTGACCTTCATTGATGCCAAAACGCACCGTTCCCGTGCCGAGGAGCAGTTCAAGTTTGAGGTCAACGAGATCTCCTGGAATAATGACAATGACATGTTCTTCCTGACGAACGGAAACGGCTGTATTAATATATTAAG TTATCCTGATCTCAAGCTCATTCAGTCCATTAATGCCCATCCGTCCAACTGCATCTGCATTAAATTCGATCCCACGGGGAAGTATTTTGCCACAGGAAGTGCAGATGCGCTGGTCAGTCTGTGGGATGTGGAGGAGCTGGTGTGTGTGCGCTGCTTCTCCAG ACTGGACTGGCCTGTGCGGACGCTTAGTTTCAGTCATGATGGGAAAATGCTGGCGTCAGCTTCTGAGGATCATTTCATTGACATCGCTGAAGTAGAGACGG GTGAGAAGCTCTGGGAGATTCAGTGCGAGTCTCCGACCTTCACCGTGGCGTGGCATCCGAAGAGACCGCTGCTGGCGTACGCCTGCGACGATAAAGAGGGCAAATATGACAGCAACCGAGAGGCAGGCACCGTCAAGCTCTTTGGACTTCCCAGTGACTCCTGA